From the genome of Mugil cephalus isolate CIBA_MC_2020 chromosome 2, CIBA_Mcephalus_1.1, whole genome shotgun sequence, one region includes:
- the vegfc gene encoding vascular endothelial growth factor C isoform X2, with protein MEEKLRSASSVDELMSLIYPSYWATLKCRSKLSAAAASKLSQRPHRPRPAANAEQPKLAAAYLNLDLLKNIESEWRKTQCMPREVCVDVGREFGAPTNIFYKPSCVSVYRCGGCCHSEDKQCRNISTGYLSKTLFEITVPITQGTKPVTISVANHTQCTCLSKLDIYKQVHSIIRRALPDCPIANRTCLPSQTWSSRQCRCVSMAANLQLNHALPPLPPLGPSQQHLDVFSADVCGPEKELDVDTCQCICRHRHQTQDCGPNRHLDHDTCQCVCDVPPSPSCPANHVFNKDTCQCTCSKTCPRHQPLNKTKCSCECNESPNKCFLKGRRFHHATCSCLRPPCEVKRRRCEPGFFFSEEVCRCVPSHWRRLD; from the exons ATGGAGGAGAAGCTGCGTTCAGCGTCGAGTGTTGATGAACTGATGAGTCTTATCTATCCCTCATACTGGGCCACTCTGAAGTGCAGATCCAAACTTTCTGCTGCAGCCGCCTCCAAACTGTCCCAGCGGCCTCATCGACCGAGGCCAGCGGCTAACGCAGAACAGCCAAAATTAGCTGCCGCCTACCTCAACTTGGATCTCCTCaaaa atatAGAGTCGGAGTGGAGGAAGACTCAGTGCATGCCCAGAGAAGTGTGTGTCGATGTGGGAAGGGAGTTCGGGGCTCCCACAAACATCTTCTATAAGCCATCCTGTGTGTCCGTCTACAGATGTGGAGGATGCTGTCACTCTGAGGACAAACAATGCAGGAATATCTCCACTGGTTACCTCAGCAAAACT ctctttgagATCACGGTGCCGATCACCCAAGGCACCAAACCAGTGACCATTAGTGTGGCCAACCACACTCAGTGCACCTGCCTGTCCAAACTGGACATATACAAACAAgttcacagcatcatcagaagAGCCTTGCCTGA CTGTCCAATAGCCAACAGGACGTGTCTTCCCAGTCAGACCTGGAGCAGCAGACAGTGTAGATGTGTCAGCATGGCGGCCAATTTGCAGCTCAACCACGCGCTTCCACCACTGCCGCCTCTGGGGCCCTCACAGCAGCACCTTG ATGTATTCTCAGCAGATGTGTGTGGCCCAGAAAAGGAGCTGGATGTGGACACATGTCAGTGCATATGTCGGCACAGGCACCAGACTCAGGACTGTGGTCCAAACCGACACCTCGACCACGACACCTGCCAGTGTGTCTGCGACGTGCCGCCCAGTCCGTCCTGCCCAGCGAACCACGTCTTCAACAAGGACACGTGTCAGTGCACATGCAGCAAGACGTGTCCGAGGCACCAGCCTCTCAACAAGACAAAGTGTTCCTGTGAATGTAATGAGTCACCTAATAAGTGTTTCCTAAAAGGAAGGAGGTTTCACCATGCCACATGCag TTGCCTCCGGCCTCCCTGCGAGGTGAAAAGGCGGAGGTGTGAACCGGGTTTCTTCTTCAGCGAGGAAGTGTGTCGCTGCGTTCCATCCCACTGGAGGCGACTAGACTAA
- the vegfc gene encoding vascular endothelial growth factor C isoform X1 — MHLLGISLLLLAYIFYSNLASDLSHSDYYESYEQEPLDEPESPPKPDMEEKLRSASSVDELMSLIYPSYWATLKCRSKLSAAAASKLSQRPHRPRPAANAEQPKLAAAYLNLDLLKNIESEWRKTQCMPREVCVDVGREFGAPTNIFYKPSCVSVYRCGGCCHSEDKQCRNISTGYLSKTLFEITVPITQGTKPVTISVANHTQCTCLSKLDIYKQVHSIIRRALPDCPIANRTCLPSQTWSSRQCRCVSMAANLQLNHALPPLPPLGPSQQHLDVFSADVCGPEKELDVDTCQCICRHRHQTQDCGPNRHLDHDTCQCVCDVPPSPSCPANHVFNKDTCQCTCSKTCPRHQPLNKTKCSCECNESPNKCFLKGRRFHHATCSCLRPPCEVKRRRCEPGFFFSEEVCRCVPSHWRRLD, encoded by the exons gaATCTCCACCGAAGCCAGACATGGAGGAGAAGCTGCGTTCAGCGTCGAGTGTTGATGAACTGATGAGTCTTATCTATCCCTCATACTGGGCCACTCTGAAGTGCAGATCCAAACTTTCTGCTGCAGCCGCCTCCAAACTGTCCCAGCGGCCTCATCGACCGAGGCCAGCGGCTAACGCAGAACAGCCAAAATTAGCTGCCGCCTACCTCAACTTGGATCTCCTCaaaa atatAGAGTCGGAGTGGAGGAAGACTCAGTGCATGCCCAGAGAAGTGTGTGTCGATGTGGGAAGGGAGTTCGGGGCTCCCACAAACATCTTCTATAAGCCATCCTGTGTGTCCGTCTACAGATGTGGAGGATGCTGTCACTCTGAGGACAAACAATGCAGGAATATCTCCACTGGTTACCTCAGCAAAACT ctctttgagATCACGGTGCCGATCACCCAAGGCACCAAACCAGTGACCATTAGTGTGGCCAACCACACTCAGTGCACCTGCCTGTCCAAACTGGACATATACAAACAAgttcacagcatcatcagaagAGCCTTGCCTGA CTGTCCAATAGCCAACAGGACGTGTCTTCCCAGTCAGACCTGGAGCAGCAGACAGTGTAGATGTGTCAGCATGGCGGCCAATTTGCAGCTCAACCACGCGCTTCCACCACTGCCGCCTCTGGGGCCCTCACAGCAGCACCTTG ATGTATTCTCAGCAGATGTGTGTGGCCCAGAAAAGGAGCTGGATGTGGACACATGTCAGTGCATATGTCGGCACAGGCACCAGACTCAGGACTGTGGTCCAAACCGACACCTCGACCACGACACCTGCCAGTGTGTCTGCGACGTGCCGCCCAGTCCGTCCTGCCCAGCGAACCACGTCTTCAACAAGGACACGTGTCAGTGCACATGCAGCAAGACGTGTCCGAGGCACCAGCCTCTCAACAAGACAAAGTGTTCCTGTGAATGTAATGAGTCACCTAATAAGTGTTTCCTAAAAGGAAGGAGGTTTCACCATGCCACATGCag TTGCCTCCGGCCTCCCTGCGAGGTGAAAAGGCGGAGGTGTGAACCGGGTTTCTTCTTCAGCGAGGAAGTGTGTCGCTGCGTTCCATCCCACTGGAGGCGACTAGACTAA